TGTACGAGACGTATTTTGATAAATATGTCGACCCCAGCTAGCGATTGCTAAGTATTGGATGTTTGAAACGTCCATGACCCAATTGATTAATTGGTTGAACTCGTCAATGGTATATCCTAAATCACTGCCTCTGGTTTCTTCTGGCGTTGCTCGAAATCCTAAAATAAAATTGTCAGGTGCTTCTTTATCAATCACTTCTTGTACCGCACGCATAACTTCTAAACATAATCTTGCACGATTTTTTAATGAGTCGGCACCGTAATGGTCTGTACGTTTATTCGAAAAAGTTGAGAAAAATGTTTGAATCAGCAAACGTTGTGCAATCGAAATTTCCACACCATCAAAACCTGCTTTAATCGCGCGTAATGTAGCATCGCGATACTGCTGAATGATGCTATTGATTTTCTCATGAGACATGGCGATAACATCGTGTTCAATCGGTGAATGCAATGTCATAGGGCTTGGTCCATACACCTTTCCAAAATTTAAAATGGCTTGATTTGAAAAACGACCAGCATGCGCTAGCTGGATAATAGCGAGGCTACCATGTTGTTTCATCGTAGATGCCATGTTAGTTAATCCAGGGATACAAGCATCATGATCAATATTAAAGCCATATTCAAACAATTGACCATAAGGTTCAATGTAAGCAGCGCCGGTGACTTGCATTCCAGCTGAATTAGAGCGACGTGCAGCATAAGCCAAGTCTTCTTTTGTAATATAGCCTTCTTTTGTTGATGTGTTTACGGTCATTGGTGATAATACAAAGCGATTCGAAATTTTGATGCCATTAGGTAAGTGGATTGATTGTAAAAGTGGTTTGTATCGGTACATACTATGATTCCTTTTCTATTCAATATTGTTTTCAAAGTACCATGGAAAGAATGAATAATCAATGATGAACAGTCTTGATAGAATAGAATTGGTACATGGAAAGTATTTTTAAAATTAAACTAATGAATGGCATTTGTAGGTCTGAAAATATGAATATGAAAAAGAAAAATAAAGGCGAAAAGATATAAAAGTTAATTGAAAAACGTTATCATATACGTGGGTATATGAAGAGGGAATGGTATTAAGAACGCTAAAATGTTATGTCGGTTTGACATGACAGGATAAGTTTGGAGATGACGGATTGGTTAAATTAAGCGTATTAGACTATGCCTTAATAGATGAAGGTAAGGATGCACAAAAGGCATTGCAAGATTCAGTGACACTTGCAAAATTAGCAGATCGACTTGGCTTTAAGCGAATTTGGTTTACGGAACATCATAATGTACCAGCGTTTGCGTGTAGTAGTCCAGAACTTTTGATGATGCATACATTGGCGCAGACAAATCACATACGAGTTGGCTCTGGTGGTGTGATGCTGCCGCACTATCGACCTTATAAAATTGCTGAGCATTTTAGAATGATGGCAGCGTTATATCCAAATCGTATTGATTTAGGTATTGGTAATAATCCAGGTACTACTATGGTAAAGCAAGCTTTAGATGGAATAAATCCTACATATGATAGTTACGATGAATCGATTTCGTTATTACGTGATTATCTTACAATAAAGGATAAACCAAGTGCGCATACGTTAGGTGTCCAACCACACATTGATCATTTTCCAGAAATGTGGTTATTAAGTAGTAGCGCAACATCTGCCAAAATAGCTGCCGAACTAGGTATAGGGCTTTCTGTTGGAACATTTTTGCTACCAGATATAAATGCGATACATGCAGCGAAGGATAACATTGATATTTACAAAAAACATTTCCAAGCATCAACGATTAAAATGGACGCAAAGGTGATGGCATCTGTATTTGTCATTGTAGCTGATAACGAAGCGGAAGTAGCAGCATTACAACATGCCTTAGATGTTTGGTTATTAGGTAAATTACAATTTGCAGAATTTGAAGATTTTCCTTCAGTAGACACAGCACAAAAGTATAAGCTTAATGATCGAGACAAAGAGATGATTCAAGCACATCAAGCACGCATCATTGCAGGTACACAAGAAAAGGTTAAAGCACAATTAGATGATTTCATTGCTACGTTTGAAGTTGATGAGGTGTTAGTAGCACCGCTTATTCCAGGTATTGAACAGCGTTGTAAAACATTAAAATTACTCGCGGAAATTTATTTGTAGCATTTTAAATAGAAGAGAAAGGATGAAGATAAGATGAAAAAGTTAGCCAATTATTTATGGGTAGAAAAAGTAGGAGATTTGTATGTGTTTAGTATGACACCTGAATTGCAAGATGATATTGGGACAGTAGGTTATGTTGAATTCGTAAGTCCAGATGAAGTTAAAGTGGATGATGAAATTGTGAGTATCGAAGCATCGAAAACGGTCATTGATGTGCAAACGCCATTGTCAGGAACGATTATTGAGCGAAATACAAAAGCGGAAGAAGAACCGACAATTTTAAACTCTGAAAAACCAGAAGAAAATTGGTTGTTCAAATTGGATGATGTCGATAAAGAAGCATTCCTAGCATTACCGGAGGCTTAAATGGAAACGTTAAAATCAAATAAAGCGAGACTTGAATATTTAATCAATGATATGCATCGAGAGAGAAATGACAATGACGTATTGGTAATGCCATCTTCATTTGAAGATTTGTGGGAATTATATCGAGGCTTAGCAAATGTCAGACCGGCATTACCTGTAAGTGATGAATATTTAGCTGTACAAGATGCTATGTTAAGTGATTTGAATCGTCAACATGTTACGGATTTGAAGGATTTGAAGCCGATAAAAGGTGACAATATCTTTGTTTGGCAAGGTGATATCACGACGTTAAAAATCGATGCTATTGTTAATGCTGCAAATAGTCGTTTTCTAGGATGTATGCAAGCTAATCATGACTGCATTGATAATATTATTCATACAAAAGCGGGTGTTCAAGTTCGACTTGATTGTGCAGAGATCATTCGACAACAAGGGCGCAATGAAGGTGTAGGTAAAGCCAAAATAACACGTGGATATAATTTGCCAGCAAAGTATATAATTCATACGGTTGGTCCGCAAATACGTCGATTGCCTGTTTCAAAGATGAATCAGGACTTGTTAGCTAAATGTTATCTTAGCTGTCTTAAATTGGCTGATCAACATAGTTTAAATCATGTCGCTTTTTGCTGTATATCTACAGGTGTATTTGCTTTTCCTCAAGATGAAGCAGCAGAAATTGCTGTTCGAACAGTAGAAAGCTATCTCAAAGAAACAAATTCAACATTGAAAGTCGTGTTCAATGTATTTACAGATAAGGATTTACAACTGTATAAGGAGGCATTTAACCGTGATGCAGAGTAGTAAGTGGAATGCAATGTCTCTGTTAATGGATGACAAGACAAAGCAGGCTGAAGTATTGCGTACTGCGATTGATGAAGCAGATGCGATAGTGATTGGAATTGGTGCAGGCATGTCTGCATCTGACGGATTTACATATGTAGGAGAGCGTTTTACGGAAAATTTCCCAGATTTTATTGAAAAATATCGCTTCTTTGATATGTTGCAAGCGAGTTTACATCCTTATGGCAGTTGGCAAGAGTATTGGGCATTTGAGAGTCGTTTTATTACATTAAACTATTTAGATCAACCTGTAGGTCAGTCTTACCTCGCTTTAAAATCCTTGGTGGAAGGTAAACAGTACCACATTATAACTACGAATGCAGATAATGCTTTCGATGTAGCTGATTATGATATGACTCATGTATTTCATATACAAGGGGAGTATATACTGCAACAGTGTAGTCAGCATTGTCATGCTCAAACGTATCGCAATGATGATTTAATTCGTAAAATGGTTGTTGCGCAACAAGATATGCTTATACCTTGGGAGATGATTCCAAGATGTCCAAAATGTGATGCCCCAATGGAAGTGAATAAACGTAAAGCGGAAGTTGGGATGGTTGAAGATGCTGAATTTCATGCGCAACTACATCGTTATAATGCTTTTCTAGAGCAACATCAAGATGATAAAGTGTTGTATTTGGAAATTGGAATTGGTTATACTACACCACAATTTGTGAAGCATCCTTTTCAGCGTATGACACGTAAAAATGAAAATGCCCTTTATATGACGATGAATAAAAAGGCATATCGCATTCCGAATTCAATTCAAGAACGTACCATACATTTAACTGAGGATATCTCAACATTGATTACAGCAGCACTCCGGAACGACAGCACAACGAAAAATAACAACATTGGAGAGACAGAAGATGTACTTAATAGAACCGATTAGAAATGGAGAATATATTACTGATGGTGCGATTGCACTCGCTATGCAAGTTTATGTTAACCAGCATATCTTTTTAGATGAAGATATTTTATTCCCTTATTATTGTGATCCAAAAGTGGAAATTGGACGTTTTCAAAATACTGCTATAGAAGTGAATCAAGATTATATAGATAAACACAGTATTCAAGTAGTTCGCCGAGATACTGGTGGTGGCGCTGTGTATGTTGATAAAGGTGCCGTTAATATGTGTTGTATTTTAGAACAAGACACTTCAATTTATGGTGATTTTCAACGATTTTATCAACCAGCTATAAAGGCGTTGCATACATTAGGTGCAACAGATGTGGTACAAAGCGGTAGAAATGATTTAACATTGAATGGTAAAAAAGTGTCAGGCGCCGCAATGACATTAATGAATAATCGTATTTATGGCGGTTATTCGCTATTACTTGATGTTAATTATGAAGCAATGGATAAAGTGTTAAAGCCTAATCGCAAAAAGATTGCATCGAAAGGGATTAAATCTGTGCGCGCACGTGTTGGTCATCTTAGAGAAGCACTGGATGAAAAGTATCGTGATATAACCATTGAAGAATTTAAAAATTTAATGGTGACGCAGATTTTGGGAATCGATGACATTAAAGAGGCGAAACGATATGAATTAACGGATGCAGATTGGGAAGCGATTGATGAATTAGCTGATAAAAAGTATAAAAATTGGGATTGGAATTATGGCAAGTCACCCAAATATGAATACAATCGAAGTGAAAGATTATCTTCAGGTACGGTAGACATAACAATTTCTGTTGAACAAAATCGTATCGCAGATTGTCGTATTTATGGGGATTTCTTTGGACAAGGTGATATAAAAGATGTGGAAGAAGCATTACAAGGAACAAAAATGACAAGAGAAGATTTAACGCATCAGTTAAAGCAATTAGACATCGTTTATTATTTTGGCAATGTTACGGTAGAAGCATTAGTGGATATGATTTTAAGTTAATATTGTTATTTTATGTATGCTGAATCATTGGAAGTGTTTGCTTGCTCTTGAAAAGGTGACAATAGTGTTTGGTGAAGGTTGAACATATGAGTGGAAATTATTGCCTTTAACT
The genomic region above belongs to Staphylococcus aureus and contains:
- a CDS encoding protein-ADP-ribose hydrolase — its product is METLKSNKARLEYLINDMHRERNDNDVLVMPSSFEDLWELYRGLANVRPALPVSDEYLAVQDAMLSDLNRQHVTDLKDLKPIKGDNIFVWQGDITTLKIDAIVNAANSRFLGCMQANHDCIDNIIHTKAGVQVRLDCAEIIRQQGRNEGVGKAKITRGYNLPAKYIIHTVGPQIRRLPVSKMNQDLLAKCYLSCLKLADQHSLNHVAFCCISTGVFAFPQDEAAEIAVRTVESYLKETNSTLKVVFNVFTDKDLQLYKEAFNRDAE
- a CDS encoding LLM class flavin-dependent oxidoreductase codes for the protein MVKLSVLDYALIDEGKDAQKALQDSVTLAKLADRLGFKRIWFTEHHNVPAFACSSPELLMMHTLAQTNHIRVGSGGVMLPHYRPYKIAEHFRMMAALYPNRIDLGIGNNPGTTMVKQALDGINPTYDSYDESISLLRDYLTIKDKPSAHTLGVQPHIDHFPEMWLLSSSATSAKIAAELGIGLSVGTFLLPDINAIHAAKDNIDIYKKHFQASTIKMDAKVMASVFVIVADNEAEVAALQHALDVWLLGKLQFAEFEDFPSVDTAQKYKLNDRDKEMIQAHQARIIAGTQEKVKAQLDDFIATFEVDEVLVAPLIPGIEQRCKTLKLLAEIYL
- a CDS encoding lipoate--protein ligase; its protein translation is MYLIEPIRNGEYITDGAIALAMQVYVNQHIFLDEDILFPYYCDPKVEIGRFQNTAIEVNQDYIDKHSIQVVRRDTGGGAVYVDKGAVNMCCILEQDTSIYGDFQRFYQPAIKALHTLGATDVVQSGRNDLTLNGKKVSGAAMTLMNNRIYGGYSLLLDVNYEAMDKVLKPNRKKIASKGIKSVRARVGHLREALDEKYRDITIEEFKNLMVTQILGIDDIKEAKRYELTDADWEAIDELADKKYKNWDWNYGKSPKYEYNRSERLSSGTVDITISVEQNRIADCRIYGDFFGQGDIKDVEEALQGTKMTREDLTHQLKQLDIVYYFGNVTVEALVDMILS
- a CDS encoding glycine cleavage system protein H, which translates into the protein MKKLANYLWVEKVGDLYVFSMTPELQDDIGTVGYVEFVSPDEVKVDDEIVSIEASKTVIDVQTPLSGTIIERNTKAEEEPTILNSEKPEENWLFKLDDVDKEAFLALPEA
- a CDS encoding NAD-dependent deacetylase; translation: MQSSKWNAMSLLMDDKTKQAEVLRTAIDEADAIVIGIGAGMSASDGFTYVGERFTENFPDFIEKYRFFDMLQASLHPYGSWQEYWAFESRFITLNYLDQPVGQSYLALKSLVEGKQYHIITTNADNAFDVADYDMTHVFHIQGEYILQQCSQHCHAQTYRNDDLIRKMVVAQQDMLIPWEMIPRCPKCDAPMEVNKRKAEVGMVEDAEFHAQLHRYNAFLEQHQDDKVLYLEIGIGYTTPQFVKHPFQRMTRKNENALYMTMNKKAYRIPNSIQERTIHLTEDISTLITAALRNDSTTKNNNIGETEDVLNRTD
- a CDS encoding NADH-dependent flavin oxidoreductase, with product MYRYKPLLQSIHLPNGIKISNRFVLSPMTVNTSTKEGYITKEDLAYAARRSNSAGMQVTGAAYIEPYGQLFEYGFNIDHDACIPGLTNMASTMKQHGSLAIIQLAHAGRFSNQAILNFGKVYGPSPMTLHSPIEHDVIAMSHEKINSIIQQYRDATLRAIKAGFDGVEISIAQRLLIQTFFSTFSNKRTDHYGADSLKNRARLCLEVMRAVQEVIDKEAPDNFILGFRATPEETRGSDLGYTIDEFNQLINWVMDVSNIQYLAIASWGRHIYQNTSRTPGDHFGRPVNQIVYEHLAGRIPLIASGGINSPESALDALQHADMVGMSSPFVTEPDFVHKLAEQRPHDINLEFSMADLEDLAIPHAAFKDIVKMMDYGEGLKKHTRDALRQLEQNYHDSSS